One Lactobacillus sp. CBA3606 DNA segment encodes these proteins:
- the mltG gene encoding endolytic transglycosylase MltG: MEGRILNNDQDKQNQPDHSTDNQPEVNQKERKSFSKHVIWGVIGILVALLVIIGIMGYRYFDNATQPYNKSDTQVVQVKIPYGANGKKIANILQSKKVIKSGFVFEYWTKAHNLSNFHAGYYQLKPAMSLEQIAKKLNKGGTSEPIQSSTGRVLVIEGSQIKTIAQTIQKQTDFTSKEFYALMKDQTFLNSLAKKYPDLLGSAMKAKNVRYRLEGYLFPATYQADKKTTLKQLVTQMVTKTDAEMQPYYKQIKKSGMTVQQVMTLASLTEREGSTTKDRRIIAGVFMNRIAAKWRLDSDISVLYAINSTKASLTAKDLQSKSPYNLRLHLGYGPGPFNSPSLISIKAVLDPAQRSKDYMYFVADLKTGKVYYAKDDAGHAANIKKVAKHNAAAED; encoded by the coding sequence ATGGAGGGGCGAATTTTGAATAACGACCAAGATAAGCAGAATCAACCAGATCACAGTACCGATAATCAACCTGAGGTGAATCAGAAGGAACGCAAGTCGTTTTCTAAACATGTCATCTGGGGGGTCATTGGGATTCTAGTGGCTTTGTTGGTTATTATTGGGATAATGGGTTATCGCTATTTTGATAATGCTACACAGCCCTATAATAAGAGTGACACCCAAGTGGTCCAAGTTAAGATTCCATATGGGGCCAATGGAAAAAAGATCGCGAATATTTTGCAATCCAAAAAAGTGATTAAGAGTGGTTTTGTCTTTGAATATTGGACGAAGGCGCATAACTTGTCTAATTTTCATGCGGGCTATTATCAATTAAAGCCAGCGATGTCATTGGAGCAGATTGCGAAGAAATTAAATAAGGGTGGCACTTCTGAGCCTATTCAAAGTTCAACCGGACGGGTTTTAGTGATTGAAGGTAGTCAGATTAAGACGATTGCGCAAACCATTCAAAAACAAACTGATTTTACGTCGAAGGAATTCTATGCTTTGATGAAAGATCAAACTTTCTTGAATTCGTTAGCAAAGAAGTATCCTGATTTATTAGGTTCAGCAATGAAAGCTAAAAACGTGCGTTATCGCTTAGAAGGTTACTTATTCCCAGCGACTTATCAAGCCGATAAGAAGACGACGTTGAAGCAATTAGTGACCCAAATGGTGACTAAGACGGATGCCGAAATGCAACCTTATTATAAGCAAATCAAGAAGTCCGGAATGACGGTACAACAGGTGATGACTTTAGCCTCCTTAACTGAACGTGAGGGGAGTACCACGAAGGATCGTCGGATTATTGCTGGCGTCTTCATGAATCGGATTGCGGCTAAGTGGCGCTTAGATTCTGATATTTCAGTGCTATATGCGATTAATTCGACGAAAGCCTCTTTAACAGCGAAGGACCTCCAATCGAAGTCGCCCTATAACTTACGCTTACACTTAGGTTATGGCCCGGGACCATTCAATAGTCCTAGCTTGATTTCAATTAAAGCCGTCCTTGATCCAGCCCAACGTAGTAAAGATTATATGTACTTTGTGGCGGATCTCAAGACCGGGAAAGTTTATTATGCTAAGGACGACGCTGGACATGCTGCCAACATCAAGAAAGTTGCTAAGCATAACGCAGCTGCCGAAGATTAA
- the pheT gene encoding phenylalanine--tRNA ligase subunit beta, whose amino-acid sequence MKISYAWLRDYLQLDIPADDLAEKIERTAVEVDGVIRPSEGLKKVVVGAVLTCVPHPDSDHLHICQVDVGASDPIQIVCGAPNVAAGEKVIVALPNSWIGNHTKIKRSKMRGEVSNGMLCALDELGFDEKLVPKEVSDGIFILPADATPGEPVFSYLGMDDEIIDLSVTPNRGDMLSMNGTAHELGAIYDQKPTMPTVDLHEDAADLTDDALDVTVDVDEADVPIYKMRLVKNITIKPSPLWLQIRLWNAGMRPINNVVDATNYILMQYGQPLHAFDYDQLNAGKVNVRFAKPGEQLTTLDGEERDLLATDLLICSDDKPICLAGTMGGLATEVTDQTTTVVLEGAVFDAVKIRKTAHSHDLHSEAAMRYERGIDHSATQTALDAAAALIAELGAGQVTMGTAVGREEVVTPAVVEITLTRINHVLGTTLTTAEVTAIFRRLAFPTVVKADTFTVTVPARRWDIHIPADLIEEVARLYGYDKLPTTLPTGQPTIGKLNETQQLIRDSRRLMESAGLTQAISYSLTTATKAQAFALHASEVTKLDFPMSSERTTLRLNLVAGLLDDLAYNKARKEHDVALYEVGRVFFSQPEQVRPKEVTHIAGAITGSMVKAAWDTQATPVDFYQIKGIVAGYLKSLALETPVTYVASATHPEMHPGRTADIYSGDQLIGFVGQIHPTTAKAYKVRETFVFELDLDALIALPKARQQYQPISKFPSVTRDVAMLIDQSVTNATVMALITAKGGAHLQDVQLFDVYHGKNVPAGKQSLAYTLTYQDQNATLVDDEVTQAFEKVLTALTTELGAEIR is encoded by the coding sequence ATGAAAATATCTTATGCATGGTTACGTGATTATTTACAGTTGGACATCCCAGCCGATGATTTAGCGGAAAAAATTGAACGGACGGCAGTTGAAGTTGATGGTGTGATTCGGCCCAGTGAAGGGTTGAAGAAGGTTGTCGTGGGTGCTGTGTTAACGTGTGTGCCACATCCTGATTCTGATCATCTACACATTTGTCAAGTCGATGTCGGCGCTAGTGATCCGATTCAAATCGTTTGTGGCGCGCCGAATGTGGCTGCTGGTGAAAAGGTGATTGTCGCATTACCTAATTCTTGGATTGGCAATCACACTAAGATTAAGCGTAGTAAGATGCGCGGTGAAGTGTCTAACGGGATGTTATGTGCGTTGGATGAATTAGGGTTCGATGAAAAACTAGTACCAAAAGAAGTTAGCGATGGGATTTTTATCTTGCCAGCTGATGCGACCCCGGGCGAACCCGTTTTCTCATATTTAGGGATGGACGATGAAATCATCGATTTATCAGTCACACCAAATCGCGGGGATATGCTCAGTATGAACGGGACTGCCCATGAATTAGGGGCAATCTATGATCAAAAACCAACGATGCCAACCGTTGATTTACATGAAGATGCGGCTGACTTAACGGATGATGCCTTAGACGTGACGGTTGACGTTGACGAAGCGGATGTGCCAATCTACAAAATGCGTTTAGTTAAGAATATTACCATCAAGCCGAGTCCCCTTTGGTTACAAATCCGGCTTTGGAATGCTGGAATGCGGCCGATTAATAACGTGGTTGATGCGACGAACTACATCTTAATGCAATATGGGCAGCCCTTACATGCCTTCGATTATGACCAATTAAATGCCGGTAAAGTGAATGTGCGCTTTGCTAAGCCTGGCGAACAGTTAACCACTTTAGATGGTGAAGAACGGGACTTGTTAGCCACTGATTTACTAATTTGTAGTGATGACAAACCGATTTGTTTGGCCGGAACCATGGGTGGCTTAGCTACTGAAGTGACTGATCAAACGACAACGGTAGTCCTTGAAGGGGCCGTTTTTGATGCGGTTAAGATTCGTAAGACTGCACATAGCCATGACTTACACAGTGAAGCTGCCATGCGTTATGAACGTGGGATTGACCACAGTGCGACCCAAACGGCATTAGATGCTGCCGCTGCTTTGATTGCTGAATTAGGTGCCGGTCAAGTCACCATGGGCACTGCAGTTGGGCGGGAAGAAGTTGTCACGCCTGCGGTCGTTGAAATTACGTTAACGCGGATTAATCATGTGTTAGGAACGACGCTCACCACGGCTGAAGTGACAGCCATTTTCCGTCGGTTAGCCTTTCCAACGGTTGTTAAGGCAGATACCTTTACCGTGACGGTGCCAGCTCGGCGGTGGGATATTCATATTCCAGCCGACTTAATCGAAGAAGTTGCACGGTTATATGGCTACGATAAGTTACCAACGACGTTACCAACTGGACAACCGACCATTGGAAAACTCAATGAAACGCAACAATTGATTCGCGATTCACGCCGGTTGATGGAAAGTGCTGGGTTGACACAAGCAATCAGTTATTCATTGACTACGGCAACTAAAGCGCAAGCCTTTGCGTTACATGCCAGTGAAGTAACGAAGCTGGACTTCCCAATGAGTTCCGAACGGACGACCCTACGCTTAAACTTAGTGGCCGGTTTATTAGATGATTTAGCCTACAACAAGGCCCGTAAAGAACATGATGTGGCGTTGTATGAAGTCGGGCGGGTCTTCTTCAGTCAACCAGAACAAGTTCGGCCCAAAGAAGTGACCCATATTGCTGGGGCTATTACCGGTTCAATGGTGAAAGCAGCCTGGGATACCCAAGCGACCCCGGTTGATTTTTACCAAATCAAGGGAATTGTCGCTGGCTACTTAAAGTCATTGGCCTTAGAAACGCCAGTAACGTATGTCGCCAGTGCCACCCATCCGGAAATGCATCCTGGTCGGACCGCGGATATCTACAGTGGCGATCAATTGATTGGGTTCGTCGGTCAGATTCATCCAACTACTGCTAAAGCCTATAAAGTTCGCGAAACCTTTGTGTTTGAATTAGATTTAGATGCGCTAATTGCGTTACCAAAAGCCCGGCAACAATATCAACCAATTTCAAAATTCCCAAGTGTGACGCGGGATGTTGCGATGTTGATTGACCAATCCGTGACGAATGCAACGGTAATGGCTTTAATTACGGCCAAGGGCGGTGCTCATTTACAAGATGTGCAACTCTTTGATGTTTATCATGGGAAGAATGTCCCAGCTGGGAAGCAATCATTGGCTTATACGTTAACGTATCAAGATCAAAATGCGACCTTAGTTGATGATGAAGTGACCCAAGCATTCGAAAAAGTCCTCACTGCTTTGACGACTGAATTAGGTGCGGAAATCCGTTAA
- the pheS gene encoding phenylalanine--tRNA ligase subunit alpha — translation MSLQDRLTELRDQGLADIKSADVLKKVNQVKVDLLGKKGPITEVLRGMRDLEPEERPKVGAYANEVRDKLQAAIDHRREQLEQAVVNKQLVAETVDVTLPGRTVPQGQPHVITQIITELEDLFIGMGYQIEDGDEVEEDYYNFERLNLPKDHPARDMQDTFYITKEVLLRTQTSADQPRSLESHDFSKGPLKVLSPGRVYRRDTDDATHSHQFHQIEGLVVDKNITMADLKGTLVLVANELFGDQFDVRIRPSYFPFTEPSVEADVTCFNCNGKGCAVCKQTGWIEVLGAGMVHPRVLEMSGIDPEVYGGFAFGLGPDRFAMLKYGVDDIRNFYLNDVRFLSQFYKKG, via the coding sequence ATGAGTTTACAAGATCGATTAACCGAATTACGCGATCAAGGCTTAGCAGATATTAAGTCAGCGGATGTCTTGAAAAAAGTCAATCAAGTTAAAGTTGATTTGCTTGGAAAAAAAGGTCCGATTACAGAAGTTCTACGTGGTATGCGGGACTTGGAACCAGAAGAACGGCCTAAAGTTGGGGCTTATGCGAATGAAGTTCGGGATAAGTTACAAGCGGCAATTGATCATCGACGGGAACAATTAGAACAGGCCGTTGTCAATAAGCAATTAGTTGCTGAGACGGTTGATGTGACTTTGCCTGGTCGCACGGTGCCACAAGGGCAACCCCATGTGATTACCCAAATTATTACGGAATTAGAAGATTTATTTATTGGCATGGGCTATCAGATTGAGGATGGCGACGAAGTTGAAGAAGATTACTATAACTTCGAACGGTTGAACTTACCAAAAGATCATCCGGCCCGCGATATGCAAGACACGTTTTACATTACAAAAGAAGTCTTATTACGGACGCAAACTTCCGCTGATCAGCCACGCTCACTAGAAAGTCATGATTTTTCTAAGGGGCCTTTGAAGGTGTTATCACCAGGGCGGGTCTATCGACGTGATACGGATGATGCGACCCATTCACATCAATTCCATCAAATTGAAGGGTTAGTTGTTGATAAAAATATTACGATGGCCGATTTAAAAGGGACCTTAGTTCTAGTTGCTAATGAATTATTTGGTGATCAATTTGATGTTCGGATTCGACCAAGCTATTTCCCATTTACAGAACCATCTGTTGAAGCGGATGTCACTTGTTTTAACTGTAATGGCAAGGGCTGTGCCGTCTGCAAACAAACTGGTTGGATTGAAGTTTTAGGTGCCGGGATGGTTCATCCACGCGTCTTAGAGATGTCTGGAATTGATCCCGAAGTTTATGGTGGTTTTGCCTTTGGCTTAGGTCCAGATCGGTTTGCCATGTTGAAGTATGGGGTAGACGATATTCGTAACTTCTACTTAAATGATGTTCGGTTCTTGTCACAGTTCTATAAGAAAGGTTAG